AACGGTAATAGTGTGATCCCATTACTACAGCTTCAGATGGATGGAGTTCAAAGAACCCGCAGCAATAATAATCAGCAAAATTAGGATAAGACCATGAAGAACGTAAAACTGGTAACACTGCTGATAGTTGTCGGGATCCTCGCCTTTATTGGTGGACAGGTCTTTTACATTGTCGGCGAAACAGAACAAGTGATCATAACCCAGTTTGGTGAACCTCAGGGTGATGCCATTACAGAACCGGGTTTGAAAATGAAGACACCTTTTATTCAGACAGCAAATTACTTCGACAAAAGATACCTCGAATGGGATGGTGACCCTAACCAGGTTCCTACCAAAGACAAGGTGTTCATCTTTGTGGATACCTATGCGCGCTGGAGAATTACTGATCCTCTGAAATATTTTGAGAGATTAGGGAATGAAAGGGGTGCACAGTCGCGTCTGGACGATATTCTGGACGGTGAAACCCGTAACGCAGTTGCCAACCATGACCTGATCGAACTGGTCAGAAGTACGAACCGATCGGCTTTGGAAGATGAGAATACTGCCGATATCGTGAATGATACGCTGCAGTCGATCACTATTGGCCGAGATGCAATTCAGGAAGAGATCCAGAATCTCGCAAATCAAAGGGCGTCCGATCTGGGGATCGAAGTTCTTGATTTCCGTTTCAAAAGGATCAACTATGCTGAAAGAGTACGGCAAACGGTATATGATCGAATGATATCCGAGAGGAATCGTATCGCGGATCGATTCCGGTCTGAAGGACAGGGTGAAGCCTCCCG
The DNA window shown above is from Balneola sp. MJW-20 and carries:
- the hflC gene encoding protease modulator HflC; translation: MKNVKLVTLLIVVGILAFIGGQVFYIVGETEQVIITQFGEPQGDAITEPGLKMKTPFIQTANYFDKRYLEWDGDPNQVPTKDKVFIFVDTYARWRITDPLKYFERLGNERGAQSRLDDILDGETRNAVANHDLIELVRSTNRSALEDENTADIVNDTLQSITIGRDAIQEEIQNLANQRASDLGIEVLDFRFKRINYAERVRQTVYDRMISERNRIADRFRSEGQGEASRINGEKERELQRIQSEAFREAETIRGQADAEAAAIYNSAYNRSAQARDLYSFVKTMEAYGNSIDSKTSIILSTDSEFFKYLNSLN